The segment TTTCCAGGAAGTGATTGGCGATACCTTTGCCGAGGCAAAAGCTGTAACCAAAGTGTTGCTGTGTACTGGTAAAGTGTACTATGACTTGTTAGAGGAACAGCAGAAAACTAACCGCAAAGATGTAGCCATCATCCGGATGGAGCAGCTGCATCCGTTCCCGCAAGTACAGTTAGAACGTGAGTTGAGCAAATATCCTAATGCACAAATCTTCTGGGTACAGGAAGAACCGTACAACATGGGTGCCTGGACGTACATTCTAAGCGTAATGCGCAAAGGCATTGATGACGTGGTTTCCCGTAAGCCAAGTTCATCGCCTGCTACTGGTTACAACAAAATTCACCAGAAAGAGCAGCGTGCCGTAGTTGAAAAAGCATTCAGCATCTAACATAAGACAAAGAGCTGCTTAGGGCTTGTTTTACAGAAAACAGGCCCTAAGCAGACTTATGTATCATCTTAAGCCAAAAGAAAAATATGAGCTTAGAAGTAAAAGTACCGGTGGTTGGGGAATCCATCACAGAAGTAACCATTGCGAAATGGTTGAAACAAGACGGCGATCAGGTTGCCATGGATGAGGTCATCTGCGAACTGGAATCTGATAAAGCAACGTTTGAGTTACCCGCCGAAGCTGCCGGTATTCTAAGAATCAAAGCCCAGGAAGGCGATACCCTTGCCATTGGTGAAGTAATCTGTACAATTGATGGTGCTGCCCAGGGAACTTCAGCCCCTCAGCCAACAACCGCTGCCAGCCAGCACGGCATTACAGAGGCTAAGTCTGTGACTGATCCGCAGAGCACCGTGGCTGCAGAGCATACCCCAAGCCAAGGCATTCCTAACCAGCCGCAAGGTGGTGGAGCCGGCCAAACGTTGGATGTGAAAATCCCGACGGTAGGAGAGTCTATCTCTGAGGTAACTATTTCTAAGTGGCTGAAAGCCGATGGTGACCAGGTTTCAATGGACGAGGTTCTTTGCGAACTGGAGTCTGACAAAGCTACGTTTGAACTGCCTGCCGAAGCAGCTGGTGTGCTTAGGATTGTAGCCCAGGAAGGCGACACCGTAGAAATTGGTGCTACCATCTGCCGTATTGAAGTAGGTGCTGGTTCTGGTGTTTCTACAGCTCCGGCTCCTCAGTTAAATGCTCAGGGTGCGCAACCAACACAAGCTGCTTCTGCTGCCTCAACAGGTGCTACTACGTATGCCAGCGGTACGCCGTCTCCGGCTGCAGGTAAAATCCTTTCTGAGAGAGGCATCAGCGCGGGTGATGTAAACGGTACCGGCAGAGATGGACGCATTACCAAAGAAGATGCCCAAAACGCCCAGGCTCGTCCGGCTGCTCCGGCACCGCAGCCAGCTGCCGCCCCAGCCTCCAAAGAAGCTGCTGCTCCGGCTCCGGCTGCTCCAGGTTCCCGCAACAGCCGTCGTGAGAAAATGACCAGCTTGCGTAAAACCGTAGCACGTCGTTTAGTAGCGGTGAAAAATGAAACGGCCATGTTGACTACCTTCAATGAGGTAGACATGAAGCCGATCATGGACATCAGAGCCAAATACAAAGACAAGTTCAAAGAAAAGCACGAGGTAGGTTTAGGCTTCATGTCGTTCTTCGTGAAGGCTTGTACAGTGGCTTTGCAAGAGTGGCCTGCGGTTAACGCCCAGATTGACGGAACCGAGATCGTGTACAATGATTTCTGCGACGTATCTATTGCGGTGTCAGCTCCTAAAGGTTTGGTGGTGCCGGTGATCCGCAACGCTGAAGGTTTGAGCTTAGATGGTATTGAGAAAGAAGTAGTGCGTCTTGCCAAGCGTGCCCGCGAGAGTAAGTTGGGTATTGACGAGATGACCGGTGGTACCTTTACCATCACCAATGGTGGTGTGTTCGGTTCCATGATGTCAACCCCAATCATCAACGCGCCGCAATCTGCTATTCTGGGTATGCACAACATTGTGAGCCGTCCAGTGGCTATCAACAACCAGGTGGAGATCAGACCAATGATGTACCTGGCTCTTTCCTATGACCACCGCATCATTGACGGCCGTGAGTCAGTAAGCTTCCTGGTGCGCGTGAAAGAATTGCTGGAAGATCCAATGAGATTGCTTCTGGGAGTCTAACAACTCAATTATGAATTAGAAATTAGAAATTAGAAATTGTGGGGGAGGAGAAAGAGAATATCATTGTTGACAAGAGCTATGCTTTTGCGCTTCGGGTGATTAAACTTTACAAGTACCTGACCCTGGAGCAGAGAGAGTTTGTGCTGGCGAAGCAGCTTCTTAGGAGTGGTACTTCCATTGGTGCAAATGTAGAGGAAGCCATAGCCGCAAGTTCTAAAGCTGATTTCGTTCATAAATTAAATATTGCCGCAAAAGAGGCACGGGAAACTTCGTACTGGCTGCGCTTGCTGAAAGACAGCCAGTACATTCCTGAAAATGCGTTTGATTCCATACATGAAGATTGCCTGGAGATAAGAAAGATCATCAGCAAGATCCTCATAACCATGAAGTCAAACTCATAATTTCTAATTTCTAATTTCTAATTAATTCATGAAATACGATGTAACGGTAATCGGTTCAGGTCCTGGAGGCTACGTGGCAGCTATCCGTTGTGCGCAGTTGGGTTTGAAAACCGCCATTATTGAGAAATATTCAGTGTTGGGTGGTACTTGCCTGAACGTGGGCTGTATTCCATCTAAAGCGTTGCTGGATTCATCTGAGCACTTCCATAATGCCGCGCACACGTTCAAGACGCACGGCATTGAGTTGGAGAACCTGCGGGTGAACCTGGAGCAGATGATTGCCCGCAAAAGTGACGTGATCAAATCTAACAATGATGGTATTGCTTACCTCATGAAGAAGAACAAGGTAGACGTGTATAACGGCCTTGGTTCCTTCGTGAACAAAAACACCATCAAGATTACAGGCCAAGATGGCGCTGAGCAGCAGATTGATACGGACAAGGCCATCATCGCGACTGGTTCTAAGCCCATCAACCTGCCATTCTTACCAGTTGATAAAAACCGCATCATCACTTCTACTGAGGCCTTGACCTTGAAAGAAGTGCCTAAGCACATGATTGTGATTGGCGGAGGCGTAATTGGTCTGGAGTTGGGTTCTGTTTACGCCCGTTTAGGCGCGAAAGTAACTGTGGTGGAATACACCGATGCTATCATCCCTACCATGGACCGTTCCCTTGGGAAAGAACTACAGCGTGTGTTGAAAAAGACACTTGGCTTTGAGTTCTTCTTCGGGCACAAAGTAACAGGTGCAGAAGTACAGGGTGAAGGCGTAGTCGTAACCGCTGAGTCTCCTAAAGGCCAAACGGTAACGTTTGAAGGCGATTATTGTTTAGTATCTGTAGGTCGTAAACCATTCACCGAAGGCTTAGGTTTAGAGAACGCAGGAGTGCAGCTCGGTGAGCGCGGCATTATTGCCGTTGATGATCATCTGCAAACTAACGTGCCCGGCATCTACGCCATTGGCGACGTAGTACGTGGTGCCATGTTGGCCCATAAAGCTGAGGAAGAAGGCGTATTGGTAGCCGAGATCATGGCGGGGCAGAAACCACATATCAATTACAACCTGATCCCAGGGGTAGTATACACTTGGCCAGAAGCAGCAGGCGTAGGTTTTACAGAGGAGCAACTGAAAGCAAATGGAGTTGCGTACAAAGCTGGTTCATTCCCGTTCAAAGCTTCAGGCCGTGCCAAAGCGTCTATGGACACAGATGGTTTCGTGAAGGTATTAGCCGACGCGAAAACAGATGAAATCCTTGGTGTGCACATGATAGGGCCACGCGCCGCTGACATGATTGCTGAAGCCGTAGTAGCCATGGAGTTCCGGGCTTCCGCGGAGGACATCGCCCGTATGAGCCATGCCCACCCAACGTATACTGAGGCCATGAAAGAAGCTTGTTTAGCTGCCACAGAGAACAGAGCGATTCATATTTAACATTTATTCGCCAAGTATTTACAGACAGAAGCCCAGCTATTGTACAATAGCTGGGCTTCTGTCTGTAAATACTTGTAGTAACATGATAAAATTGATAGGAGATAAAGTATGTGGGTTGTAAGGTGTAGATAAATTTGTAATTTCTGCCTTTGAAGTAAAATGCCTTGCATGAAACATTTTCTACTGTTAGCCCTTTTCTTTGTCTTCTATTTTTTTCCTCTTTTTACAAAAGCACAGCTAAAAGAGAATATTATATCTTTTGGTGGAAAGTACGATGATCGTATTGCCAAAGTCCTTCATGATAAGGACGAAAACAGGTATGTATTGGGTACTATCGGTATACCAAGTTCAGGAAGTACGAACGAATACCAAGGTCAAGAAATTGATTTTGGAAGTCTGAAGAGGAAAATAATTAATGGTTTTGTTGCCAAGTTTAGTAAAGATAATAGACTGCTATGGGTGCGAGAATGTCCAAAAGACCTGACAGGTTCTTATGACGACTTTACCATTGATGTTAACGGGTCAGTGTTTGTGACCGGTTCTGTGCATTATGGGCAATTTGTCTTAGAAAAGCTTGATACAGACGGTAATTTGCTATGGGAAAAGAAATACAAATCTAAAACACTTTTTAGGGATTTCACTGGGCAAAGTGTAGCCACAGATAGCCACGGAAACGCTTACGTGGTGGGTTCGTTTGATGGAGCTAATATGGACCATTTAACGTTTGATTTTAATGGCACCAGCGAAAATAAATACACAGACTTTCTAGCCAAGTTCAGCCCAGATGGAACAGTAGTGTGGGTTAAGACATCCTTGGAAACCAACATGCTTTATGGTCAGGTGTTCGTGGATAATCAAGACAATGTCATCACCGCCGGAGGATTTAAGAACACGGTAACCATTGGTCAAAACACTTTTACAAACAGGACTCCTGCAGATGATTACGGCCCTGTATATGATAGGTTATTGGTGAAAAGGAGCCCTGAGGGAGAGGTGCTCTGGGCCAGGAGTTATCCTGTTAGGATCAATGGAGGAGCTAATGTGGCGCTAGCTGCTGACAATTCTTTCTATCTTTTTGCAGTAAATAATACTAATTCTGACAGTAAGGAAGTAACCATAGATGGTGTTACTTATAATAATTCGCTAGGAAATGTTTTACTGAAATTAGATGCCAATGGAACGGCCGAGTGGGCAGTGCCTTTTTGGTTGCCTCGCTATCCTGTTTCTTTATTACCAGTAAAAGATGGGCTGTATTTTGCCGGAAGTTTGAACTCAGAGCTTGTTTTCAAAGACAGAGTAATTAAAGGGAAGTCACTTTGGTACTCAGATATCTTCCTGATGCATTTGAGTTCAGCAGGTGACATTTTAGGAGTAAATACATTTGGAGGTCCCAATACGGAACTGCATCCGAAGCTCTCTTATATACCCCATAGCAAGACTTTTGTGCTAGCTGGTGCATTCTACAACCAACTTCCAATTAATGACAAATTTCTAGTGAGCAAAGGGCAGGGGGATATCTTCATAGGGGAGTTGGTAGACACTTTGCAAGGAGACCAGGCCTCCAAAATCAGCGGTAAATTGTATGTAGATCAGAATGCCAACTGTGTACTTGACGTCTCAGAGAAGGGTCTTGCAAATAAACTGATCAAAATTGAGCCGGGCTCTTTATACAGTATGTCTGATGCAAACGGAAACTATTCTTTTAAGGTCCCATTGGGAGCCACCCACATAACGCCCTTAGTTTCTCCTGCTTACAAGGCACAAGTCGTAAAATCATGTTTGGAGAGCACTCAGATCACAACAGACAGCTTGACGCATGACGTCAAAAACGTGAATTTCGGATACACTTTCAAAGAATGCACTTCAATATCCGTTGACATTGCCGCTGACCGCAGGCGCCGCTGCATGCAGAGTTCTACCACGGTCACTTATATAAATGACGGAGTAGCTGATGTGCACAACGTCAAAATCAAGGTCATTTATCCCGAGTATGTAGTCCCTATCAGCAGTTCCCTGCCTTGGGTAGCCAGACAGGATTCAGCGTTGATTTTTGACATTGGGACCCTGAAAGCTGGCGAACGCCATAGCTTTGTGATTTCAGATTCTACCGTGTGTGGCATTGAATCTATCAGAGGTCTAAGTCAATGCGTAAAGGCAATGATCACCCCAAAAAACTCTTGTTCGGAACCTGGCCAGGAGTGGAATCAGGCAAGTGTAGCCCTAGCGGCTACTTTCCTGAAGCAAGCGAAGATGGCCGCGTTTACCATTACCAATGCAGGCACCCAAGACATGGCTGATAGTACGGCTTACCGGGTGTTCGCCAACGCTGCCTTGGTAAAGCACGGGAAAGTGAAGCTGGAGCGCGGGGCTTCTGCCCGTCTGGAAGTACCGGCCCAAACCATGACTTATCGGTTGGAGGCAGACCAGGTGCCGCATCATCCGGGGCAAAGCCGGCCAGCAGTCAGTATTCAACCGTCTACCATTCCGGTAGATTTGCCGATGAATGCCATGCCAACCCCTATTGATGATTTCTTTCAGGATGATGCTGACGCGGAGGTAGACGTATCCTGCATGGTAATTGTAGACAGTTATGACCCCAATGACAAACAAGTAAGTCCGCAGGGTATTACCTCCCGCCACTATATCAAGGCAGAAGATGAACTCGAGTATTTGGTGCGTTTTCAGAATACCGGCACAGATGTGGCCTACAATGTGGTAGTCAAAGACACGATCAGCGAGCACCTGGATATTTCTTCTCTTCGGATTGGCTCCGCATCTCATCCTTTCACTTACACCGTTACAGGAAAAGGAAGGCCGGTGCTTACCTACACCTTCAAGAACATCAATCTGCCAGACCATAAAACCAATGAGCCCGGAAGCCACGGATACATCAAGTTCTCAATTGCTCAAAAAGCAGATAACCCAAAAGGAACTGTGATCAGGAATACGGCTCACAACTATTTCGATTTCAACAGCCCAATTGCCACCAACGAGGTGGTGAACATAATTGGCGATACGATTCTGATTTCACCAGTGCCGGTGGTGGTGTACGACTGCGGAAAAGAGAACCCAACGGTTGC is part of the Rufibacter tibetensis genome and harbors:
- the odhB gene encoding 2-oxoglutarate dehydrogenase complex dihydrolipoyllysine-residue succinyltransferase, which gives rise to MSLEVKVPVVGESITEVTIAKWLKQDGDQVAMDEVICELESDKATFELPAEAAGILRIKAQEGDTLAIGEVICTIDGAAQGTSAPQPTTAASQHGITEAKSVTDPQSTVAAEHTPSQGIPNQPQGGGAGQTLDVKIPTVGESISEVTISKWLKADGDQVSMDEVLCELESDKATFELPAEAAGVLRIVAQEGDTVEIGATICRIEVGAGSGVSTAPAPQLNAQGAQPTQAASAASTGATTYASGTPSPAAGKILSERGISAGDVNGTGRDGRITKEDAQNAQARPAAPAPQPAAAPASKEAAAPAPAAPGSRNSRREKMTSLRKTVARRLVAVKNETAMLTTFNEVDMKPIMDIRAKYKDKFKEKHEVGLGFMSFFVKACTVALQEWPAVNAQIDGTEIVYNDFCDVSIAVSAPKGLVVPVIRNAEGLSLDGIEKEVVRLAKRARESKLGIDEMTGGTFTITNGGVFGSMMSTPIINAPQSAILGMHNIVSRPVAINNQVEIRPMMYLALSYDHRIIDGRESVSFLVRVKELLEDPMRLLLGV
- a CDS encoding four helix bundle protein, which gives rise to MGEEKENIIVDKSYAFALRVIKLYKYLTLEQREFVLAKQLLRSGTSIGANVEEAIAASSKADFVHKLNIAAKEARETSYWLRLLKDSQYIPENAFDSIHEDCLEIRKIISKILITMKSNS
- the lpdA gene encoding dihydrolipoyl dehydrogenase, yielding MKYDVTVIGSGPGGYVAAIRCAQLGLKTAIIEKYSVLGGTCLNVGCIPSKALLDSSEHFHNAAHTFKTHGIELENLRVNLEQMIARKSDVIKSNNDGIAYLMKKNKVDVYNGLGSFVNKNTIKITGQDGAEQQIDTDKAIIATGSKPINLPFLPVDKNRIITSTEALTLKEVPKHMIVIGGGVIGLELGSVYARLGAKVTVVEYTDAIIPTMDRSLGKELQRVLKKTLGFEFFFGHKVTGAEVQGEGVVVTAESPKGQTVTFEGDYCLVSVGRKPFTEGLGLENAGVQLGERGIIAVDDHLQTNVPGIYAIGDVVRGAMLAHKAEEEGVLVAEIMAGQKPHINYNLIPGVVYTWPEAAGVGFTEEQLKANGVAYKAGSFPFKASGRAKASMDTDGFVKVLADAKTDEILGVHMIGPRAADMIAEAVVAMEFRASAEDIARMSHAHPTYTEAMKEACLAATENRAIHI
- a CDS encoding DUF7619 domain-containing protein; this translates as MRECPKDLTGSYDDFTIDVNGSVFVTGSVHYGQFVLEKLDTDGNLLWEKKYKSKTLFRDFTGQSVATDSHGNAYVVGSFDGANMDHLTFDFNGTSENKYTDFLAKFSPDGTVVWVKTSLETNMLYGQVFVDNQDNVITAGGFKNTVTIGQNTFTNRTPADDYGPVYDRLLVKRSPEGEVLWARSYPVRINGGANVALAADNSFYLFAVNNTNSDSKEVTIDGVTYNNSLGNVLLKLDANGTAEWAVPFWLPRYPVSLLPVKDGLYFAGSLNSELVFKDRVIKGKSLWYSDIFLMHLSSAGDILGVNTFGGPNTELHPKLSYIPHSKTFVLAGAFYNQLPINDKFLVSKGQGDIFIGELVDTLQGDQASKISGKLYVDQNANCVLDVSEKGLANKLIKIEPGSLYSMSDANGNYSFKVPLGATHITPLVSPAYKAQVVKSCLESTQITTDSLTHDVKNVNFGYTFKECTSISVDIAADRRRRCMQSSTTVTYINDGVADVHNVKIKVIYPEYVVPISSSLPWVARQDSALIFDIGTLKAGERHSFVISDSTVCGIESIRGLSQCVKAMITPKNSCSEPGQEWNQASVALAATFLKQAKMAAFTITNAGTQDMADSTAYRVFANAALVKHGKVKLERGASARLEVPAQTMTYRLEADQVPHHPGQSRPAVSIQPSTIPVDLPMNAMPTPIDDFFQDDADAEVDVSCMVIVDSYDPNDKQVSPQGITSRHYIKAEDELEYLVRFQNTGTDVAYNVVVKDTISEHLDISSLRIGSASHPFTYTVTGKGRPVLTYTFKNINLPDHKTNEPGSHGYIKFSIAQKADNPKGTVIRNTAHNYFDFNSPIATNEVVNIIGDTILISPVPVVVYDCGKENPTVAQAGNPISLCEESQTILQANAPDKGNGFWKLISGRATIVDPANPTSAVQNIGYGETFLEWTIALCEKVSRSQVKITRNQIPDAPQVAALPLQCEGDSLQPLVATGSNIVWYQDAGKQLRLFAGNSFTTSVSATTTFYATQTVNGCESPAQAVEVKIHPKQVLVTVTGDTLIAPSADTYQWFFQEKVMNGETNQRLLVKNSGQYKVKTLTSGCESTSENLEHDIHLLASALTLNPNPVQEELVVKFAANATGEVKVLVRDQLGRQVARYAFKKEHTIMEQQLPVNAMVPGMYFLEVQLGKEVYRVKFVKL